The genomic stretch ATTTCATTAAGTTTGGGGAGTGTCTGCGTGATGGACTTTACTCACAGTCAAACGAAACAAAAGATACCCATTTTGCTATTGCCGGGAAGTTTGCTTATCTTACAGAAACAGGCTAGATACGAATGGCAACACGGGATTGCACTTCGTAAGAAAGATAAGTATAAAGGCAAGGAATTTGTAAGAACGAGAAGGATATCTCTGACGTTTAGAAAGGTCTTAGGAATTACCGCTCGAAACGAAGTGCAATTGCTTTAAGGACTCGCTCAGTCCAATTGCGATCTTCAGGAGAAATTACGACTACTTCAAAACCGTACTTTTCCCCTTCCAATCTAACTCCTTCAGAATCGTCTACGTGCAGGTCTATACCAAATATTTTGGGGTTTTTGCTGAGCGTAGAATTGCTTGGATTGCGTCTTAGATAAGCATGATAAGTAGCTTGATTAATCACTTTTGCTACATGAATGCCGTAGCAAAACAACCACAAACGTACATAAAAAGGCGAACGATAAGAAGTTGTATAAATCCAAACTTCGCACCCATATTGTTTCAATTTTTGCATCAGTTCGCGTGTGCCGAGGCGCAGCGGTTCGTTAATCCAGGGCTTGAGAAAAAACGGTACTCGGTTTGGTTCTCGCTGGACGCAACCTTGATGGCAAATAAGGGTGTCATCAAGATCGAATGATATTCGCATAAATTTTAAGATATTACTTGAATAATTCTAGACATTCGGCTTTTAAAATACCTTTTGTAACTGGAATTTTCCTAAATCCTTTGGCAATGATTTCTTCGCAAGGTAAATCAATTTGAGAAATGCCTCGCTCAATTAAATCTTGAATGGAAGCACCGTAAACAATTTCTGATATGCCTGCCCAAATACAGGCTGTGGCACACATGGGACAAGGTTCGCAAGAGGTATATAAGGTATAGCCTTGGAGAGAGTAATTGCCAATTTTGGCGGTTAAACGACGAATGGCGTTGATTTCTGCGTGGGCTGAGGGGTCGTTATCTCGCTTGACGGTGTTATGGGCGGCGATCGCTACTTCGCCATTTTTGACTATCACCGTACCATAGGGAGCGTCGCCTTGTTTTGCTTGCTCGATCGCCATCTTCATGAAATCTTTGTGATTCATATCGTTAGGGTTACTGTTAATTCAGGATTCGTGCAGGGGAAATACGGATATGGCAACGCTGAAAGCTGCAAAAACATAGCCAAGTTTCCGTATTTTCCCTTAAGCTACTTAACTTGTCTCCTAGATATACTACGTTTATTGCTGGCCTTTTTTAAGGTTGGTAAAAAAACAGAAGCGATACCCGATCGACATCCGTTGCCAACTCTATTTTTCCTGTGATTGCGATCGAGATCGCTTAAATAATGGATCTGCATCGGTAAAGTGGACAGGGAAATATCACAATTTCTTTACAGATCGATCGCTTTCCACTTTAGAAGCCTGAAACATAATAAAATCATCGAGTTCAAGCAAAAGCGATGTCTAACTACATTAACCTACTTCCAGCCGGCTTGTTCGAGTTATTTGCTGAAGCCACCAGTTCTGGACGCATAACTATTGCCGATCGCTACGGATTAATGGCAGCACTTTTGCAAAATAGTTTAAGCGAAGAAGAACAAAGCATCCTCGATCGACTACTGTACGGAGTGCGTCGGGGACGCCTGCAAGTTGTGAATGAGATTTCTAATGTGGAGTAAATCAGATGAATCGATCCACTTGACATCAAACGAAAAGATTGATAAGAGTCGCTAAAGTTCTCAATGGGCTGGGAGAGGAAGCTCTGTTATTCAAAATAAATACAAATTAAAGCCCTTGAATTACTCTATCAGGGGCTTTAATTTTGTTTTTCGCTAAATAATTTGAAGATCGATCGGCAATATCAAAATTGTGAAAAAATTTTACATTTCAAAATTTTTACCTTAAATACTGTCTAGCTAGTAGTTAAGGCAGAGCGATCGATCAACTGTTTAATTGTCGGTCTATAGGGCTGAGTAGATGCGACAACC from Aerosakkonema funiforme FACHB-1375 encodes the following:
- a CDS encoding nucleoside deaminase, yielding MNHKDFMKMAIEQAKQGDAPYGTVIVKNGEVAIAAHNTVKRDNDPSAHAEINAIRRLTAKIGNYSLQGYTLYTSCEPCPMCATACIWAGISEIVYGASIQDLIERGISQIDLPCEEIIAKGFRKIPVTKGILKAECLELFK